A window of the Corynebacterium minutissimum genome harbors these coding sequences:
- a CDS encoding cutinase family protein — translation MKLSSPALTCSAAALVTAASFLNTPTAAAVGDVETCPSTVVLVARGSDQNEEQGEYVGPQRYSAKAPESTGFEGRNFAALFHQLEQRHPGAMDGVYVLALDPDSYPAAMNLPPLAQEGEDLGPLQLVQRAFGVLQQHSLGELAYSVTFGAVDSLRTGARNAPKVVDDYEAATDCHPRWVAAGYSQGALVATSVEGYLADTGRLHAVLTFGNPLHQVPWAQNRAGLPVTRYVDYCLDGDFVCDFSLEAANRALATKAERHASYFLGELSGQDVQVIDAVAGILTSHD, via the coding sequence GTGAAGCTTTCTTCTCCTGCCCTGACGTGTAGCGCTGCCGCGTTGGTCACAGCAGCGTCCTTTCTAAACACGCCTACGGCCGCAGCCGTCGGCGACGTAGAAACTTGCCCGAGCACCGTGGTCCTCGTCGCCCGTGGTTCGGATCAAAATGAGGAGCAGGGCGAGTACGTCGGGCCGCAGCGCTACTCCGCGAAGGCCCCAGAGTCCACTGGCTTTGAGGGCCGTAACTTCGCGGCTCTGTTCCACCAGTTAGAGCAGCGCCACCCGGGCGCTATGGATGGCGTCTATGTGCTAGCGCTCGATCCGGACTCTTATCCCGCCGCCATGAACCTTCCTCCCTTGGCGCAGGAAGGTGAGGACTTAGGCCCGCTGCAGCTCGTCCAGCGAGCGTTTGGAGTTCTCCAGCAGCACTCTCTTGGGGAGCTGGCCTATTCAGTGACATTCGGAGCCGTTGATAGTTTGCGCACCGGTGCCCGCAATGCCCCGAAGGTGGTAGACGATTATGAGGCCGCCACCGACTGCCACCCGCGGTGGGTAGCCGCCGGTTATTCGCAGGGAGCGCTGGTCGCGACGAGTGTCGAGGGCTACCTCGCTGACACCGGGCGCCTGCATGCCGTGCTCACCTTTGGCAACCCTCTGCACCAGGTCCCGTGGGCACAGAACCGTGCCGGGCTGCCGGTAACGCGCTACGTTGATTATTGTCTGGATGGCGATTTTGTTTGTGACTTCTCCCTCGAAGCCGCCAACCGCGCCTTAGCCACCAAGGCTGAGCGTCACGCGTCCTATTTCTTAGGGGAACTCTCCGGGCAGGACGTGCAGGTCATCGACGCCGTGGCCGGTATACTCACCAGCCATGACTAG
- a CDS encoding cutinase family protein, giving the protein MLSRIASSVAAAVMAVSALVIPQAVTAPAAHADEHCPAVVFVAARGSGQNSQIYPTQYSNQGGRASNGWEGESIRAMLRNAESHYQATHGGNSMMKDVYVLGLEPKYYPATYPEYTVPNVGLPTTAAQALGVVLQYAKPVMNTAVSALDQFSHSVQTGKRGVMSAINDYEGATGCHPQYILSGYSQGAMVIASHEKELANRGQLAGVVTFGNPLTRKNDPSVVGNTKGAGGPMGFMPYPRATGNRVDYCLPLDAVCDLSVGTLYAAEPTGGSHGQYFFTPHQWDGQVYDSIGRMVDGARFR; this is encoded by the coding sequence ATGCTGTCCCGCATTGCTTCCTCCGTGGCCGCCGCCGTCATGGCAGTGTCTGCTCTTGTCATTCCCCAGGCCGTAACCGCGCCCGCCGCCCACGCCGATGAGCACTGCCCCGCAGTGGTCTTCGTGGCCGCTCGCGGTTCCGGTCAAAACAGCCAGATCTACCCGACGCAGTATTCCAACCAGGGAGGCCGTGCCTCCAATGGGTGGGAAGGCGAATCCATCCGCGCCATGCTGCGCAACGCCGAATCGCACTACCAGGCCACCCACGGTGGCAACTCGATGATGAAGGACGTCTACGTCCTCGGTCTGGAACCCAAGTACTACCCAGCGACGTACCCGGAGTACACAGTGCCGAACGTGGGCCTGCCTACCACCGCGGCACAAGCACTGGGCGTGGTTCTGCAGTACGCAAAGCCAGTCATGAACACTGCGGTATCGGCCTTGGATCAGTTCTCACACTCCGTGCAGACCGGCAAGCGTGGTGTCATGAGTGCCATCAACGATTACGAAGGTGCCACCGGCTGCCATCCGCAGTACATCCTTTCCGGCTATTCCCAGGGCGCGATGGTGATCGCTAGCCACGAAAAGGAACTGGCGAACCGTGGTCAGCTCGCCGGCGTCGTTACCTTCGGCAACCCGCTGACCCGCAAGAACGATCCATCTGTGGTGGGCAATACCAAGGGCGCAGGCGGCCCGATGGGCTTCATGCCCTACCCGCGCGCTACCGGCAACCGCGTTGATTACTGCCTGCCGCTCGACGCTGTGTGCGACCTCTCCGTGGGCACCCTCTACGCCGCGGAACCCACCGGCGGTTCCCATGGCCAGTACTTTTTCACTCCTCACCAGTGGGATGGCCAAGTCTACGATTCCATTGGCCGAATGGTCGATGGCGCTCGGTTCCGCTAG